Proteins from a genomic interval of Dama dama isolate Ldn47 chromosome 1, ASM3311817v1, whole genome shotgun sequence:
- the ASCL3 gene encoding achaete-scute homolog 3 — protein MMDNRSYSNMPDKLPVFSDSSHFPLTRSFYLDPMVTFHLYPEGPVPSPYSENLPLLPFSSDSLIMENYGEPCAFSFPMPYPNYRRCDYAYGPAFIRKRNERERQRVKCVNEGYAQLRHHLPEEYLEKRLSKVETLRAAIKYINYLQSLLYPDEAETKNNPRKGSSIMATTTRHSDSIFRII, from the coding sequence ATGATGGACAATAGAAGCTACTCTAACATGCCAGACAAACTGCCTGTCTTCAGTGATTCCTCCCACTTTCCACTGACCAGGTCCTTCTATCTGGACCCCATGGTCACGTTCCACCTCTACCCAGAAGGCCCAGTGCCATCCCCTTACTCGGAAAACTTGCCATTGCTGCCTTTTTCCAGTGACTCCCTGATTATGGAAAATTATGGTGAACCCTGTGCCTTCTCCTTCCCAATGCCTTATCCAAATTACAGAAGGTGTGACTATGCCTACGGGCCAGCCTTTATCCGGAAAAGGAATGAGCGGGAAAGGCAGCGGGTGAAATGTGTCAATGAAGGCTATGCCCAGCTCCGACATCATCTGCCAGAGGAATACTTAGAGAAACGCCTCAGCAAAGTGGAAACCCTCAGAGCTGCCATCAAGTACATTAATTACCTCCAGTCCCTGCTGTACCCTGATGAGGCTGAGACCAAGAATAATCCCAGGAAAGGTTCCTCCATAATGGCAACCACCACCCGCCACTCGGACTCCATTTTTAGAATCATTTGA